The nucleotide window CTTGTTGGTTTTTCTGACAGCGACTGGGGTGGAAGTGATGAAGGAATGATGAGCACCTCAGGTTATTGTTTTGCTATGGGAAATAGAGTGTTTTGTTGGAATTTAAAGAAGCAGTCAGTGGTGGCACACTCCACGGCAGAGGCTGAATACATAGCTATATATGTGGCAACAAAACAATTAAGTTGGCTAAGGAAGATGCTAAGTGATCTAGACTGCAATCAACAAAATCCCACAGAATTGTTCTGTGACAATACGTCAGCTATAGCTATCTCAAAATTTTTTGTCTTTCATGACAAAACTAAGCAcataaagatcaaatttcatGATATTAGGCAGTTTCAGCAAGAAAGGGAACTAGAGCTACGTTACTACACCTCTGAAGAACAGCTAGCAGTCTTGTTTACCAAGCTGTCAACCAAAAACAGGTTTAAAGATCTGAGGGGAAGAATTGGAATGTGTGGCTTTGGAACCAAGGAGGAGTGTTAAAGTTTGGTACCAAAGCTAGAATAGGATTACTTAGTAGTAATCTACTGCATTGTTATCTATCTGTTAGCTGATAGCATTATCTAGATTAGgatgtttctttcaattcatttgTTTAAGTTTATCTAGGATTAGACTAGCTTGTTATACAACTCCTTTGATAAATGAGAACATAGTCGGTACGTTtctttagtgttttatttttctctaatgtttgtttccttctataaataaaacactGAGGATGACAGTAACCTATTGAGACATTTTCTGCTCCTTGTTCTTTTAACTGTAAagactttgttcttttttcttaattcatcaACAATAATTTGTTCTTTATATATCAGTTTTCCAATAAAACCAAGGTATGGTTTCTGAGAGATGCGACAATTGTGAGGGCCAGGTGGGGAAGGGTTAGAAAATCGAGGATTATATGAGTTGGTTGGACGCCAGCCAGTGTGTTTGCCTGAGGAATAGTTGGAGTATGGCAAGGGACGTCAACCAGAGGAGGCACGGTTGGCTAGATGTGTAGAGGCAGGAAAATAAGGTTGAGTAGTGTTGTTAGTATTGTAGATAGATGCTTCAAAGTTGAGAAGTTTTTCATGTAGCTCATCAAAAAAGATTGGAGTGTCTTGAGCTTGGACTACCCTAGCCAATTCTGTGTATTCAGAACCATGTCCCTCAAGGATTCGTTCTGAGAGGTCTTCAATGTCAACTGGTGCTCCAAGAATGGCAAGCTCATCAGCTCGGACTCTGATGGTCTGGTGGAATTCATAGACACCCATGGATCCTTTTGTGAGTTGTTTGAATTGACTTTTTACTTGCTTGATCCTGCCACGAGATGGTTTGGCATATGTATTAGCTAATATTGTCCATGCTTCCTTTGATGTTTGTGCTTGAGCAATGAATGACATGATTGTAGGTGACATGGAAACAAGGATGGCATTGAGGAGTAATTGATCCTGTCTGATCCACAAATTATATGCTGGATTAGGTGTAGTTGTTCCTAGAATATTTATGGCTGGGCAGGAATGTGATCCATCAATAAATCCATTGAGATCATATCTTATGAAAAGAGTCTGGAATTGAAGTTTCTAGGCTAGATAATTTGTGGAGGTGAGTTTTACTAGTGTTTGGGTGTTTGGGCTGCTACATTGATAGTGATCAATGTGTTGTGAGATTCATTTGTGTTAAGTATTGTGGTAGCATTAAAACCGTAGagataaaagaagagaagaaaaaaacactgttGAGAAAGTAAAATTAATGCTCTATACCATAAAGAGTAATATTATGAAAACCTTGGTTATCTGTATTCATCATGCAGGTATATATATACAACGGAATAAGTAAAGCTGGCTAAATTGTCTAACAGATTTGCCTAAACTTAAGCTAACAGAATTGTACACTTGGTTGTTACagctgtcataacccaattttggtcctttgacttttaatttaatttttacagggtttaaaatgaaaaattaaaagatcagagatttatttcaatgaaaagtgtgatttgtcaacttccatgaaaattaaggactacaatgtgcttttatcattttatctttatcttcaagataatccctatcttcaagataatctttATCTTCGAGATAATCCTTGTCtttaagataatgatagttatccgctttcaaatttgattcttaatcaaattcaaacttcaaaaaagagaatgagtttgattgaaacttggttTCTCACAAGCGAAGGGACTCTAGCACTATAAATACAGATCTCAGGGtatgaaaaaagaggaaaagaaaggggGAAGAGGGGAGAACGATTAGAGAGAAAACCCTAAaagacacacaaaaaaaaacagaacagagAGACACGCAGAAATAAAAACGCAGAGAGCAAGGGAGAAAAAGGGCAGCACACACACACAGTGACAAGAATTATCTTTGAAACTGTTTTTGTCCCTGCAAACAAAGGAAAGACCAATATTCATTCAAAGAACATCACAATAAACCGGCTCTTCATTATTGTTTCCTTCGTCATCTCAGGAGCTGCGGGAAAACTAAAGTATACGGGCACAGAatcaaaaggaaacaaaggaaAGCCGAAGAAGGAGAAGAGTAGAGGATGTAGTCGGCCAGCCAAAGCTTCGCCACCGTCTCCATCGCCTCGCAGACCAGGTAAGCAAGCTCTCCTTTTCAATTCAGCGTCTTTTACactgtgcaagtgaattttaattcacttgcacaGTGCTGCTGAGCCCAGCCGGGCTGGCtgagctataaaaaaaataaaaaaaatttaaaaacaaaaaaaaggttaaaaaaataaaaaataaaaagtatgtatgcatgaataaaataaaaaaacaatataaatttattggtttattcactgacgccagagtcaggaataaaaataccggtttaaatttatattattctttcattgtattttattttatttaactagaaaaataaaaaaggaatgtgcatgcgtaaaaataaatttattttatttgtttattcactggcgccagagtcaggaatattaaaaatatggatttaaatttattttgttttataactgcgtaatatttaccaacgccagagttggaggtatccgtagttgaatattcactggcgacagagtcaggaatattgtgAGCAAAATCatcataacataaaataataaatgtttagcaatttgagacaaaaccagcaatgcagtctgcctcaggcagaacgtttaaggggtgataatatcttcccttttacgtaaccagtcccgaaccatagaatctctgttgaccagttagggttcctagtgaccataatactaggtggcgactccttaaacaaaaaCCATTCACCATCAAAGAACAGGATGCCAGAAATCCGTTCTTTTCCatgaaaactttaatttttaaggccgccgcgatgtcgggtgcgacaacaGCTACTACACAGCACAATGTGTGTTGCATGGGTTATTACACTGATTTGCATAGTGTATATTTAGCTACACAGTGTGCATGGTTTGTTGAATTTGCATATTGTGCGTTAGTGCATGGCTATTAGAATTAACTTTGTGGAAGGATTTGGGGTTGATTATATTGTCTTAacagacatatatatatatatatatatatatatatattcatacaaTATTCCCTGACACAACTCTTTGTGTCTTATTAATGAAGGTTAGATATTTCTAGTTTGGAGAACGTAAATCTTTTCATATTTACCCTCTGTAAATATATGgaattaactctttttttttgaagtctTGTCTTTGCATTTTTACTGTACTATCATCTTGGCACTGATGGTTTTGGTTTTGTCAATCTCCACAGCTAAAGAAAGAATTTTGCGAGTAATCATGTAGTAGGTTTGACCTCGACTAGTACCAGACATGTCCTAAACACAATCgattaataaaatgaaatgctCTCACATCTGTGGCTAAAAATGGATGGCCAAGCATGAAAATGATTAGGTTCAGGCGTGATTCACTTGAAAAGTAGTTACCTCGATTGAATATTACAGCCAGGGCACATGAATGCCAATGATTATGCAAGATCgactgctctgataccatatcagTTTTgggaaaaatattattctcttattcatttatttatgtataATTAACAGCAGAAGGTTCTATATACAGAGCCTTggatactattttaaaaatgttattatgTGGCTATAATCTTGgagaattaaataattgattcaaattaattaggAAAATACAACTCCTCCTCCGATGGATTTGAGTGCAAGGAATATTTCCTCGTGTTGTTGGGTGCCTACATGGCAacaacaagtaaaaataatatatattttattttttaaaatttatttttaatattagcacacacaaatgtatataaatataaaaaaataatttgaagtgtagaaaaaattaaaaaaattaaattttttaaatacttctaaaacacaaaaacaaacggtattcaaataaaaaaattaagttaaagaGTTTCCTAAAACTATAGCTAAAAGTGCAACAGTTTTCATTTTAGTTGAACTAAGAATTGATGGATCATGCTCTTTTAATCCAGAGCTATTATTCATTTTGATTCAAGTtgcttttattaaattaattagactGTAGAACCACACTAGTAATAGGAACatccaaaataaacaaataaataaaatagttgtACATGGAAGTTATCTGCAGTCAATTATCTATTGTTGTTCTCCTATTAAACGGTGCGAATTAGAAAGTTCCTAAAAGTGCTGATTAAAAGGAGAAATTAATTAGAAGAATTACACATAAATTGCTAAAACTACACCTTTcgattgataaataaatagattaaaaaatgtgACGTTAGAATTAATAGATAGGATTAGCCAGTGAAAGGAGATATTACCTTAACTGTGGGTATTGCATTCAGTCATAGCCAATTTTGATGGTTGGGGTATGAGAGGCGTTGGGCCAGCCCTTTCCACCTGCTTTGAGTTGTTCTTCTAAAATTAGGCTGCCTCTGATTCGTAGTTCCTCTAGCGTTGTTGACCGGAAGACGTAATCTGGGAGTGCTTTCAATTTTGGACAAAACCAAAAACGCAAGTAACGAAGAGATGGCATTATTTTATCTCCTTCTCCTCCTTCCCACTTTTCCCAGTTTgtcatattataaaaagaaaagcccTTTCAACTTAGGGAATGCAATTATAGTATTTGATGATGTCATGTCTTCAATACTAATGTCGTCGTCGTTGTCAACTTCTAATCCCAAAAATTCATTACCCATCTTTTTCACGCATCCCATGCAATctacaaataatttttcaagagaTGGCAACTTCCCCAAAGGAGGCAGATTCTCAATCTTTTCCCAATCCCTGAGTGTAACAACTTTAGTTTATTAATCCAACTAGGAAGCACTGGGAGGACTCCTTAGTAACTATATATCCTCAACAAATCAACGTCTGGAGGTGGTTCTAAGGCTTCAAGGACTTTATCATCGCGAATTATCCTCCTATTTGTCCTCGATCCAAACCATAAATCTAACTCAGTGAGGTATTTCTTACTCTTAAGTTCTGTTTTCTTAACCTCATCTGGATCTTTCACATCTCTCAACCATTTTATACCAAGAGATCCTTGAAGGTGGTTCAAGTTTCTCAAATCCTCGATATTAGACTCTTCACCACTACCACTCACATGGAATTCATCTAATCCCCGAAGAGAACTTAACCCCTTAACTCCCCTTATCTTTACAAACGACGAGTCACTCCAATAAACACGAACACTGAGATATCTTAATTTCACTAGTTTTCCTATGTTATCAGGCAATTTTTCAAGTTTCTCACACAACGAGACATCTAAAGTTAGCATATTATACAACTCACACATCTCTTTAGGTAACTCCCTGAACTCATTCTGAGACAAGTCAACATGCCTCAGGTGTATCAACTTTCCTATGTTGGATGGGACTTCTACTATTCCACATCCTGACAACTTCAATGTTCTTAAACAACTCAAATTAGCGATTAATTTAGGTAAGGCTGCATTCATTAATGAAGGACGACCATCAACAATCAGGCTGCGAAGCTTTTTCAAACTATAGATGGTTGCAGGAAATGAGtcagtttcataatttttaaatactacCTTGAAGTGTCGGGCATCTCTAGAAAAAGAGTCTATCTTTGACTCTGCCGCACCATCGATCTCTACACTAAAACTTTCATTTTTTGTCAAGTTTTGTGCAAAATCATGCACCATGTCATGCATCTTACAAGCATAAATGCTACCATCacccttttctttcttaaaatctTGAAAGAAAGAGCGTGCAGCTAAAGCTTTGAAGCACTCACGACCCATTACTTCCATCTCTATATTCTGTGTTTCCCGAAGGAAACCTTGTGCCATCCACAGTTTGATCAAAGTATCCCTCCAAAATATGAAGTCTTTTGGAAAGACTGCACAATATGAGAAACACCGTCTCATATCAGAGGGCAAATCATGGTAGCTCAACCATAAAGGTGCTAAGATTTTGCTTTCAACTTCTTCAGTCTCCCAAACATGGTTGTTCAAGACACTTTTCCACTCTTCTATACTACTTTTAAAGCGCAAAAGACTTCCTAGACTCTTTGCAGTAAGAGGTAAGCCTTTACACTTAGCTGCGATTTGTCTACCAATATTTTCTAAATCTCCTCTCTCTCTActgtttttttcaagaaatgCTTGCTGACTGAATAGTGACTAGCATTCATCTGTAGAGAGAGGTTCTAGTTCTAAAATGTCAGTAGGTGAGGAGCCCATGCAGTTTGCAACATTCCTATTACGTGTGGTCACCAAAATACTACTTCCAGGCAAACAACCACACATGAGGGAGTTTCTCAGTTGCTCCTACTTTGTGGAATCTTCATTCCACACATCATCTAGGACAAGtaaaaatttctttcttctaaTTGATTATTGTACATGTTGCACTAAATTCTGCAATTCGTTTAAATTTTGGGCAAACCCCATGAGACCTTCAAGGATTGCCTTGG belongs to Populus nigra chromosome 18, ddPopNigr1.1, whole genome shotgun sequence and includes:
- the LOC133678863 gene encoding putative disease resistance protein RGA3, with protein sequence MEVMGRECFKALAARSFFQDFKKEKGDGSIYACKMHDMVHDFAQNLTKNESFSVEIDGAAESKIDSFSRDARHFKVVFKNYETDSFPATIYSLKKLRSLIVDGRPSLMNAALPKLIANLSCLRTLKLSGCGIVEVPSNIGKLIHLRHVDLSQNEFRELPKEMCELYNMLTLDVSLCEKLEKLPDNIGKLVKLRYLSVRVYWSDSSFVKIRGVKGLSSLRGLDEFHVSGSGEESNIEDLRNLNHLQGSLGIKWLRDVKDPDEVKKTELKSKKYLTELDLWFGSRTNRRIIRDDKVLEALEPPPDVDLLRIYSY